The proteins below are encoded in one region of Homo sapiens chromosome 8, GRCh38.p14 Primary Assembly:
- the MAPK15 gene encoding mitogen-activated protein kinase 15 isoform X3 has protein sequence MPEAGTRVGAEETVAGARFWRNLKAYGIVWKAVDRRTGEVVAIKKIFDAFRDKTDAQRTFREITLLQEFGDHPNIISLLDVIRAENDRDIYLVFEFMDTDLNAVIRKGGLLQDVHVRSIFYQLLRATRFLHSGHVVHRDQKPSNVLLDANCTVKLCDFGLARSLGDLPEGPEDQAVTEYVATRWYRAPEVLLSSHRYTLGVDMWSLGCILGEMLRGRPLFPGTSTLHQLELILETIPPPSEEDLLALGSGCRASVLHQLGSRPRQTLDALLPPDTSPEALDLLRRLLVFAPDKRLSATQALQHPYVQRFHCPSDEWAREADVRPRAHEGVQLSVPEYRSRVYQMILECGGSSGTSREKGPEGVSPSQAHLHKPRADPQLPSRTPVQGPRPRPQSSPGHDPAEHESPRAAKNVPRQNSAPLLQTALLGNGERPPGAKEAPPLTLSLVKPSGRGAAPSLTSQAAAQVANQALIRGDWNRGGGVRVASVQQVSPAQSAPVPSSSFPLSPSPLLFPPFPMLPIAPPMSSSNLSRTSRPPLHCTPSDGPFM, from the exons ATGCCAGAGGCTGGGACCAGGGTGGGGGCAGAAGAGACCGTGGCAGGGGCTAGATTCTGGAGGAATCTGAAG GCCTATGGCATTGTGTGGAAGGCAGTGGACCGGAGGACTGGTGAGGTCGTGGCCATCAAGAAAATCTTTGATGCTTTTAGGGATAAGACAGATGCCCAG AGAACATTCCGGGAAATCACGCTCCTCCAG GAGTTTGGGGACCATCCCAACATCATCAGCCTCCTTGACGTGATCCGGGCAGAGAACGACAGGGACATTTACCTGGTGTTTGAGTTTATGG ACACTGACCTGAACGCAGTCATCCGGAAGGGCGGCCTGCTGCAGGACGTCCACGTGCGCTCCATCTTCTACCAGCTCCTGCGGGCCACCCGGTTCCTCCACTCGGGGCACGTTGTGCACCGGGACCAGAAG CCGTCCAATGTGCTCCTGGATGCCAACTGCACAGtgaagctgtgtgactttggcctGGCCCGCTCCCTGGGCGACCTCCCCGAGGGGCCTGAGGACCAGGCCGTGACAGAGTACGTGGCCACACGCTGGTACCGAGCACCGGAGGTGCTGCTCTCTTCGCACCG ATACACCCTTGGGGTGGACATGTGGAGTCTGGGCTGTATCCTGGGGGAGATGCTGCGGGGGAGACCCCTGTTCCCCGGCACGTCCACCCTCCACCAGCTGGAGCTGATCCTGGAGACCATCCCACCGCCATCTGAGGAGG ACCTCCTGGCTCTCGGCTCAGGCTGCCGTGCCTCTGTGCTGCACCAGCTGGGGTCCCG GCCACGACAGACGCTGGATGCCCTCCTACCGCCAGACACCTCCCCAGAGGCCTTGGACCTCCTTAGGCGACTCCTGGTGTTCGCCCCGGACAAGCGGTTAAGCGCGACCCAGGCACTGCAGCACCCCTACGtgcagag GTTCCACTGCCCCAGCGACGAGTGGGCACGAGAGGCAGATGTGCGGCCCCGGGCACACGAAGGGGTCCAGCTCTCTGTGCCTGAGTACCGCAGCCGCGTCTATCAG ATGATCCTGGAGTGTGGAGGCAGCAGCGGCACCTCGAGAGAGAAGGGCCCGGAGGGTGTCTCCCCAAGCCAGGCACACCTGCACAAACCCAGAGCCGACCCTCAGCTGCCTTCTAGGACACCTGTGCAGGGTCCCAGACCCAGGCCCCAGAGCAGCCCAGGCCATGACCCTGCCGAGCACG AGTCCCCCCGTGCAGCCAAGAACGTTCCCAGGCAGAACTCCGCTCCCCTGCTCCAAACTGCTCTCCTAGGGAATGGGGAAAGGCCCCCTGGGGCGAAGGAAGCGCCCCCCTTGACACTCTCGCTG GTGAAGCCAAGCGGGAGGGGAGCTGCGCCctccctgacctcccaggctgcGGCTCAGGTGGCCAACCAGGCCCTGATCCGGGGTGACTGGAACCGGGGCGGTGGGGTGAGGGTGGCCAGCGTACAACAGGTAAGCCCGGCCCAGTCTGCCCCCGTCCCCTCAtcctcctttcccctttccccttcccccctgcttttccctcccttccccatgcTTCCCATTGCCCCTCCAATGTCCAGTTCAAATCTCTCGAGGACCTCAAGGCCTCCCCTCCACTGCACCCCCTCTGATGGCCCCTTTATGTGA
- the MAPK15 gene encoding mitogen-activated protein kinase 15 isoform X7 — MPEAGTRVGAEETVAGARFWRNLKAYGIVWKAVDRRTGEVVAIKKIFDAFRDKTDAQDMGFLLAPPTHTPVFLSLQRTFREITLLQEFGDHPNIISLLDVIRAENDRDIYLVFEFMDTDLNAVIRKGGLLQDVHVRSIFYQLLRATRFLHSGHVVHRDQKPSNVLLDANCTVKLCDFGLARSLGDLPEGPEDQAVTEYVATRWYRAPEVLLSSHRYTLGVDMWSLGCILGEMLRGRPLFPGTSTLHQLELILETIPPPSEEDLLALGSGCRASVLHQLGSRPRQTLDALLPPDTSPEALDLLRRLLVFAPDKRLSATQALQHPYVQR; from the exons ATGCCAGAGGCTGGGACCAGGGTGGGGGCAGAAGAGACCGTGGCAGGGGCTAGATTCTGGAGGAATCTGAAG GCCTATGGCATTGTGTGGAAGGCAGTGGACCGGAGGACTGGTGAGGTCGTGGCCATCAAGAAAATCTTTGATGCTTTTAGGGATAAGACAGATGCCCAG GACATGGGCTTCCTTCTTgctccacccacccacacacctgTGTTTCTGTCTCTTCAGAGAACATTCCGGGAAATCACGCTCCTCCAG GAGTTTGGGGACCATCCCAACATCATCAGCCTCCTTGACGTGATCCGGGCAGAGAACGACAGGGACATTTACCTGGTGTTTGAGTTTATGG ACACTGACCTGAACGCAGTCATCCGGAAGGGCGGCCTGCTGCAGGACGTCCACGTGCGCTCCATCTTCTACCAGCTCCTGCGGGCCACCCGGTTCCTCCACTCGGGGCACGTTGTGCACCGGGACCAGAAG CCGTCCAATGTGCTCCTGGATGCCAACTGCACAGtgaagctgtgtgactttggcctGGCCCGCTCCCTGGGCGACCTCCCCGAGGGGCCTGAGGACCAGGCCGTGACAGAGTACGTGGCCACACGCTGGTACCGAGCACCGGAGGTGCTGCTCTCTTCGCACCG ATACACCCTTGGGGTGGACATGTGGAGTCTGGGCTGTATCCTGGGGGAGATGCTGCGGGGGAGACCCCTGTTCCCCGGCACGTCCACCCTCCACCAGCTGGAGCTGATCCTGGAGACCATCCCACCGCCATCTGAGGAGG ACCTCCTGGCTCTCGGCTCAGGCTGCCGTGCCTCTGTGCTGCACCAGCTGGGGTCCCG GCCACGACAGACGCTGGATGCCCTCCTACCGCCAGACACCTCCCCAGAGGCCTTGGACCTCCTTAGGCGACTCCTGGTGTTCGCCCCGGACAAGCGGTTAAGCGCGACCCAGGCACTGCAGCACCCCTACGtgcagag ATGA